The following are encoded together in the Verrucomicrobiota bacterium genome:
- a CDS encoding Gfo/Idh/MocA family oxidoreductase, which translates to MDEKVKWGVLGVANIGVKKVIPAMQRGHDTEVIGIASRDLERARQAAAQLGIRKAYGSYEDLLADPEVEAIYNPLPNHLHVPWSIKAAEAGKHVLCEKPISLTVEEAVSLLKTRDRTGVKIEEAFMVRTHPQWVKALELVRSGRIGRLRSVMGYFSYYNRDLKNIRNIPEYGGGALMDIGCYLVYTARLLFAEEPARISALIETDPETRTDVMTSGILDFPSGQAVFTCGTQTVPYQRVQILGDRGRIEIEIPFNAPPDRACRVFVDGGGDPSGPGAEILEFEVCDQYTIQADLFSKSIRQGSELPVPLEGSVKNMAAIEAIFRSAQSGAWEKPSAHGLG; encoded by the coding sequence ATGGATGAAAAAGTTAAATGGGGCGTGCTGGGCGTCGCCAACATCGGCGTGAAAAAAGTCATTCCCGCAATGCAGCGCGGCCACGACACGGAGGTGATCGGGATCGCGTCGCGGGACTTGGAGCGAGCCCGGCAGGCCGCGGCGCAGCTGGGCATTCGCAAGGCGTACGGATCTTACGAGGACCTCTTGGCCGATCCCGAGGTGGAAGCCATCTACAATCCGCTTCCCAACCACCTCCATGTTCCCTGGTCAATCAAGGCGGCAGAAGCGGGGAAACACGTCCTTTGCGAAAAGCCGATCAGCCTTACCGTTGAAGAAGCCGTCTCGCTGCTGAAAACCCGCGATCGGACGGGTGTGAAAATCGAGGAAGCGTTCATGGTCCGTACGCATCCGCAGTGGGTAAAAGCCCTTGAACTGGTCCGAAGCGGCCGGATCGGCAGGCTCCGCTCCGTCATGGGTTACTTCAGCTACTATAACCGTGATCTGAAGAACATACGCAACATCCCCGAGTACGGGGGTGGCGCGCTGATGGACATCGGCTGTTACCTCGTCTACACGGCGCGCCTCCTCTTTGCCGAGGAACCGGCGAGGATAAGCGCGCTGATCGAAACGGATCCTGAAACGCGCACCGACGTGATGACTTCCGGGATCCTCGATTTTCCTTCCGGGCAGGCCGTGTTCACTTGCGGCACCCAAACCGTACCTTACCAGCGCGTGCAGATCCTGGGCGACCGCGGCCGCATAGAGATAGAGATACCGTTCAATGCTCCGCCGGACCGGGCCTGCCGGGTTTTTGTGGACGGCGGCGGCGATCCCTCCGGGCCCGGAGCGGAAATCCTGGAATTCGAAGTCTGTGATCAGTACACCATCCAGGCGGATCTCTTTTCGAAAAGCATCCGGCAAGGCTCGGAGTTGCCGGTCCCGCTTGAGGGTTCAGTGAAGAACATGGCGGCAATCGAGGCGATATTCAGGTCCGCCCAATCCGGCGCCTGGGAGAAGCCGTCCGCCCACGGTCTGGGATGA
- a CDS encoding MFS transporter — protein sequence MSGSARHSVSVALLVAGAFFMENLDGTVIATALPHMARSFGTGPVELNVGMTAYMLALAVFIPMSGWVADRFGARTVFGGAIGVFTLSSILCGLSNGLWEFTAARVLQGIGGAMMVPVGRLVVLRTTEKKDLMRSISYITWPGLVAPVLGPPVGGFITTYASWRWIFFLNVPLGLLGMALTAALIRNERGAGVHPFDWTGFFLSGISCTTLMYSLELVGQQTTHWSIMSLYLAASILTGALAVWHFRRHPTPLLNFSSLHLRSFAVTIWGGSLFRIAISVIPFLLPLMFQVGFGMDAFNSGLLVLAVFAGNLGMKTVTTPMIRRFGFRNVLLVNGILTAVSLFACSLLWPGTPTAVTVAVLFIGGLCRSLQFTALNTLGFAEIPPAQMSPTTTFYSMVQQMTMGMGVAAGAIALRLAVLLRGGSPGAVTLTDFHVAFGLVTFLAIASVMDFFSLGADAGAVVSGHKRALKSE from the coding sequence ATGTCTGGTTCTGCTCGGCATTCGGTATCTGTTGCGCTGCTCGTGGCGGGCGCGTTCTTCATGGAGAACCTTGACGGGACGGTCATCGCAACGGCGCTGCCGCACATGGCCCGGTCGTTTGGAACCGGGCCGGTCGAACTAAACGTCGGGATGACCGCCTACATGCTCGCGCTCGCCGTCTTCATCCCGATGAGCGGATGGGTAGCCGACCGGTTTGGGGCCCGCACGGTTTTCGGCGGTGCGATCGGCGTTTTTACCCTTTCATCAATCTTGTGCGGGCTCAGCAACGGCCTGTGGGAGTTCACGGCGGCGAGGGTTTTACAAGGGATCGGGGGCGCCATGATGGTGCCGGTGGGCCGCCTGGTGGTGTTGCGCACCACGGAAAAGAAGGACCTCATGCGTTCGATTTCCTACATCACCTGGCCCGGCCTTGTCGCGCCGGTGCTGGGGCCTCCCGTGGGCGGCTTCATTACAACGTACGCCTCCTGGCGATGGATTTTCTTTCTTAACGTGCCGCTGGGGCTGCTCGGTATGGCGCTTACCGCGGCGTTGATTCGCAACGAGCGCGGCGCCGGGGTGCATCCGTTCGACTGGACGGGCTTCTTTCTGAGCGGCATTTCCTGTACCACGTTAATGTACAGCCTCGAACTGGTCGGACAGCAGACAACGCACTGGTCAATCATGTCCCTGTACCTCGCCGCCAGCATCCTGACGGGGGCGTTGGCGGTATGGCATTTCCGGCGGCATCCGACCCCGCTGCTTAACTTTTCGTCCCTGCACCTCCGGAGTTTCGCGGTTACCATCTGGGGCGGCTCACTGTTTCGGATCGCCATCAGCGTCATTCCCTTTCTGCTGCCGCTGATGTTCCAGGTCGGTTTCGGCATGGACGCGTTCAACTCGGGGCTGCTGGTGCTGGCCGTGTTCGCCGGTAACCTCGGGATGAAGACCGTCACCACCCCGATGATCCGGCGGTTCGGATTTCGGAACGTGTTACTCGTTAACGGGATACTGACGGCGGTATCGTTGTTTGCCTGTTCGCTGTTATGGCCGGGAACGCCGACGGCAGTGACCGTCGCGGTACTCTTTATCGGAGGGCTTTGCCGGTCTCTGCAGTTCACGGCCCTCAACACGCTCGGTTTCGCCGAGATTCCACCTGCGCAGATGAGCCCGACCACGACCTTTTACAGCATGGTCCAACAGATGACGATGGGCATGGGCGTGGCCGCGGGTGCGATCGCCCTGCGGCTTGCGGTCCTGCTGCGGGGCGGCTCACCGGGTGCGGTGACGTTAACGGATTTTCACGTTGCTTTCGGCCTGGTGACGTTCCTGGCGATCGCCTCGGTGATGGATTTCTTTTCTCTCGGTGCGGACGCAGGGGCGGTGGTCAGTGGCCATAAACGGGCGCTGAAGAGCGAGTGA
- the larA gene encoding nickel-dependent lactate racemase gives MQLELNYGRGKLPLELPDDLHVTTLRKPPMPVLPDPQAAVLRALQEPAGTAPLAELARTARSAAIAVCDITRPVPNRLFLRPLIETLLGAGIPAGNIRVLVATGLHRPNLGAELEELIGDPWVLRTVQVENHYATRDEDHVLLGTTKTRGTVVRLDRRFVQADLKIATGLVEPHFMAGYSGGRKVIAPGLAHAETITTFHNARFMADPHAANCNLAGNPLHEEQLEVVRLLGGALAVNTVIDEQRRLSFVNFGEVVSSHGAAVDFVRRYAEVPVARRFHTVVTSAAGYPLDRTYYQTIKGMVGPIDILEPGGRLIIASECSEGLGSAEFVESQRRLVELGPEEFLRRILPKTHASIDEWQTQMQLKPMAIGALQLYSTGLDSVQHALTGVERIESVPAAVLDSVAAGNDHAVAVIPEGPYVVPFPRRTS, from the coding sequence ATGCAACTGGAACTGAATTACGGTCGCGGCAAGCTGCCCTTGGAATTGCCGGATGACCTGCACGTGACGACCCTTCGTAAACCGCCCATGCCGGTGCTCCCCGATCCGCAGGCTGCCGTCTTGCGGGCGCTCCAGGAACCGGCCGGAACGGCGCCGCTTGCAGAACTGGCGCGGACCGCGCGCAGCGCCGCCATCGCGGTCTGCGACATCACCCGTCCCGTGCCGAACCGCCTGTTTTTGCGCCCGCTGATCGAGACCTTGCTTGGGGCAGGGATTCCGGCCGGGAACATCCGTGTCCTGGTGGCGACGGGCCTCCACCGGCCCAATCTGGGAGCTGAGCTGGAGGAACTTATCGGCGATCCCTGGGTGCTGCGGACGGTGCAGGTCGAAAACCATTACGCCACGCGGGATGAGGATCACGTCCTGCTCGGGACCACGAAAACCCGAGGTACGGTGGTGCGCCTCGACCGGCGTTTTGTCCAGGCGGATCTCAAGATCGCAACCGGCCTGGTCGAACCCCATTTCATGGCCGGCTACTCGGGCGGGCGCAAAGTGATCGCACCCGGGCTCGCTCACGCCGAGACCATCACGACCTTTCATAACGCGCGTTTTATGGCCGATCCCCACGCGGCCAACTGCAACCTCGCGGGTAACCCGCTGCATGAAGAACAGCTCGAGGTCGTCCGCCTGCTTGGAGGCGCGCTTGCGGTTAACACGGTCATTGACGAACAACGACGGCTTTCCTTTGTTAACTTCGGCGAGGTGGTTTCCAGCCACGGCGCGGCCGTCGACTTCGTACGCAGATATGCGGAAGTCCCGGTCGCGCGCCGGTTTCACACCGTGGTAACCAGCGCCGCCGGTTATCCCCTGGACAGGACGTATTACCAGACGATCAAGGGAATGGTCGGGCCGATCGACATTCTGGAACCGGGCGGACGATTGATCATCGCTTCCGAATGTTCCGAAGGCCTCGGTTCCGCCGAGTTCGTCGAATCTCAACGCCGGCTGGTCGAGCTTGGGCCTGAGGAATTTCTCCGCCGCATTCTGCCCAAGACGCATGCTTCCATTGATGAATGGCAGACCCAGATGCAACTAAAGCCTATGGCGATCGGCGCCCTCCAACTCTACAGCACCGGCCTGGATTCGGTCCAACACGCGCTTACCGGGGTCGAACGGATCGAGTCCGTGCCGGCGGCGGTGCTGGACAGTGTGGCCGCGGGCAATGATCACGCCGTTGCCGTGATTCCCGAGGGGCCCTATGTCGTTCCCTTCCCGCGCCGCACCAGTTAG
- a CDS encoding glycerophosphodiester phosphodiesterase: MRMTGSGLIVAHRGVTGPAYENTTAAFEAAIRLGADLVECDLRRTADGSYLIHHDPAVGRATIARCTSSAVRTKARALGYEIPTLDELLEVISGRIGLDLELKEEGYESAVVSFLLKRASPDRFVITSFHPESIRTVKACFPEVRCGLLLERPSWRNGPAPDEWPGLFAGIRQLGADFIVPHWKYIRLGVLPGTTENGFPLWVWTVNAGSTLKRCLREKRIEAVITDRVELALALRNGESS; this comes from the coding sequence ATGCGGATGACGGGATCCGGGTTAATCGTCGCACACCGCGGCGTCACCGGACCGGCTTACGAGAACACGACGGCCGCGTTCGAAGCCGCGATCCGGCTCGGGGCCGACCTGGTTGAGTGTGACCTGCGGAGAACGGCCGACGGCAGCTACCTCATTCATCATGATCCGGCGGTAGGCCGCGCCACCATCGCGCGTTGCACGTCGTCCGCGGTTAGGACAAAGGCACGCGCGCTGGGCTACGAAATTCCCACCCTGGACGAATTGCTCGAGGTAATCTCCGGCCGGATCGGCCTGGATCTGGAGTTAAAGGAAGAGGGATACGAATCGGCCGTAGTCAGCTTTCTGCTGAAGCGTGCCTCACCTGACCGGTTCGTGATTACCTCTTTCCACCCGGAATCGATCAGAACGGTAAAAGCCTGCTTTCCGGAGGTCCGGTGCGGACTTCTCCTGGAGAGACCTTCTTGGCGCAACGGGCCGGCGCCGGATGAGTGGCCCGGTTTGTTCGCCGGCATACGCCAACTGGGGGCTGACTTCATCGTTCCGCACTGGAAGTACATCCGGCTCGGGGTCCTACCGGGAACAACCGAGAACGGCTTTCCCCTCTGGGTGTGGACAGTCAACGCAGGGAGCACCCTGAAAAGGTGCCTGCGTGAGAAAAGGATCGAAGCGGTGATCACGGACAGGGTGGAACTGGCGCTTGCCCTGCGCAATGGTGAATCGTCATGA